The Paenibacillus sp. FSL R7-0345 DNA segment CTTCTCGATCCGTTCTACCGACTCACCGGAAGCATAGTAGATATACTTCTGGTCTTCCGGCATTCTTTCCACGTATTCAGCCAGCGTAACCTGTTTCTTCTCCTTGGAGGAGTAGAACATCAGCAGGTCCTGCAGGGTGTCTTTTTCCATACCGTAATCATTGTACACACCGAATTTCAGCTGGCGGCCAAAAGATTGATAGAACGTCTCATACTTCTCTCTCTCATCCTTCAGCAGGCTGAGGAGCTGGCTCTTGATCTTGTTCTTGATATTCTTCGCAATCAGCGTCAGCTGGCGGTCATGCTGCAGCAGCTCGCGGGAGATGTTGAGCGACAGGTCCTCGGAATCCACCATCCCTTTGACAAAGCTGAAGTAGTCCGGCAGCAGATCCGCACATTTGTTCATGATCAGCACGCCGTTGGAGTAGAGCTCCAGGCCTTTTTCATACTCCTTAGTGTAGTAGTCAAAAGGTGTGTTCTCCGGAATGAACAGAATCGCATTGTATACCACCGCACCATCGGCGCTGATGTGGATGTGCTTAAGCGGCTTGTCGAAGCCGTAACGCTTCTCATTGTAGAAGTTGGTGTAGTCTTCTTCAGTCAGCTCGCTTTTGTTCTTGCGCCAGATTGGCACCATGCTGTTGACGGTTTGCTCTTCCTTTGTTTCCTCGAACTCGCCTTCGCTGCCCTCCTTCGGCTTGCTGCCGGTGATGTCCATCTTAATCGGGAAGCGGATGAAGTCGGAATACTTCTTGATGATCGCTTTCAGGCGGTATTCTTCCAGGAACTCGTCGTAGTTGTCTTCCTCGGTGTTGGCTTTGATTTTGAGGGTGATTTCAGTACCCACGCTGTCTTTCTCTGCAGGCTCGATCGTATAGCCGTCTGCCCCCTGCGATTCCCACTTGTACGCCTGGTCGCTGCCCAACGCCTTACTGATGACCGTAACATCCTCTGCCACCATAAAAGCGGAATAGAAGCCGACCCCGAACTGCCCGATAATGTTATGGCCGTCCTTCGCTTCGTTATCCTTCTTGAACGCAAAAGAGCCGCTGTTCGCGATAATCCCCAGATTGTTCTCCAGCTCTTCCTGTGTCATCCCGATCCCTGTATCGGAAATGGTCAGCGTGCGGCTGTCCTTATCGGCGGTTACTTTGATGTAATAATCCTCTTTATTGAATACCAGGCTGTCGTCGGCCAGTGCTTTGTAATAGATTTTGTCGATAGCATCGCTTGCGTTGGAGATCAGCTCCCGCAGGAAAATTTCCCGCTGTGTATAGATGGAGTTAATCATCATTTCCAGTAGTCGTTTGGATTCGGCTTTGAACTCTCTTTTAGACATGAATATAGAATCTCCTTTCAAAAATGGCCTGCTGATTGCTTCCGGATGATTAGCACTCCATAAGGATGAGTGCTAACACTTCCTTTTATATACCATATTGTCGTTTTTGATGTCAATATCTTGCTGCATATCGGTGGTTAAAAAGCCTCATTATATATGTAACGACCCGCCATGATAGCAGTAATAATGCTTCGCCTTAAGACTCTTCAGCAGCTCTAGGGATTTCTCCGCCTGCGGCAGGTCGAGGCAGTACTGAGGATTCGCTACCAGCAGCTCTGTGCCATTCGCCTCACTGTAGGCAGCATCCCCTGTAATTACACTGTCCAGCTCCGGAAGATACAGAGAGATATGGCCTGACGTGTGTCCGGGTGTTGCCATTACCTTACATGCCCCGCCAAACAGCCATTCCCCGTCCCGGACGGTCTGATCGACCGGAATATGCCGCAGACGGGTCAGCAGCTCAACGAACGATTGGCCGAAGGCCTTCTGCTCCTCAGGCATTTGGGCAAGCAAAGCCTCTGCCTGTTCCAGCCGTTCTGATTTCTCCTCGCCGCTGATATAGACGGCTTCCCGTTCGCTGGAGATCACCGTCACCCACGGGTATTTTTCCTTAAAATCATGTAAAGCCCCAATATGGTCATCATCGTAATGGGTGATCACGATATACTTCAGCTGACCGATGTCGTACCCCTTCTGTTCTATAGCACTCTCAATTAGAGGAAGAAAACCTGGATAGCCTGTGTCAACCAGAGCCAGCTCCTTATTCTCAAGCACAATTAAGCTCGGATAAATAAAATACGGCTGTTCTTCATATGCAAATTCAACCGATAGCTCAATAATGTCCATTGTGTCCTCCAAGCGCTATCGTTTTATAATTTCATTTTTAGCCCGGTGTGAGTCGCTTTGAATCCCAGCTGTTCATAAAAGCGCAAAGCATCATCGCGTGTATTGTCCGTTGTTAGCTGGATCATCCGGCAGCCCCGCTCTTTGGCACGCTCAACCGCCCACAGAATCATATTACTTCCGATCCCTTTCCCCCTTACTGAAGCTGCCGTCCGAACCCCTTCGATTGATGCTCTCCAGCTGCCCTGATGCGTTATATAAGGGGTAAAAGTAAGCTGGAGCACACCAACCGTTTCGTCACCAAGGCAGGCTACAATCAGTTCGTTGTTCGGGTCGGATTCAATCGCTGCGAAGGCTGTAAAATAGCTTTGCGGAAGGGAAGTCTCATAACGTTCCCTTGTACCGCCTAGTTCATCGTCCGCAAGCATTTTCACAATTTTATCTGAGATCATCTGTTGCGGCCATTCGGAAATAAACCATATTTATACCGCAGCCTTCTTGGCTTCAGCATCGGCAAGCAGCATTTGGATCAGTGACTGCAGCGGCAGTGATTTCCACTTCTTCGGATGAATAAGCAGTTGCAGGTCAAAGTGAATCTCCGGGTGGGCAAAATGCAGCTCTGCCAGATTCCCCCGCTCAATCTCTTCCTCGGCCACAATTCTCGGCAGCAGGGCGATGCCCAGGCCGTTGCGTACACAACGCTTGATCGCCTCCAGGTTAGACAGCTCAAAGCCGATCCGGAACACGATGCCGTGCTCGCGGAGCAGATTCTCGAACATACTGCGGTAAATACAGCTTTCCTCCGAGACAATCAGCTCGCAGTTATTCAGATCCTGCAGCGATACCTTGCTGAGCTTCGCCAGCGGATGGCCGGCAGGTGCGACCAGCACGAGCGGCTCATCCCGGATAATCGTCCGTTCCAGTGTGGAATCAGCCGTGCAGCGGTCCAGCATCAGTCCGATGTCCACCTCGCCG contains these protein-coding regions:
- a CDS encoding MBL fold metallo-hydrolase translates to MDIIELSVEFAYEEQPYFIYPSLIVLENKELALVDTGYPGFLPLIESAIEQKGYDIGQLKYIVITHYDDDHIGALHDFKEKYPWVTVISSEREAVYISGEEKSERLEQAEALLAQMPEEQKAFGQSFVELLTRLRHIPVDQTVRDGEWLFGGACKVMATPGHTSGHISLYLPELDSVITGDAAYSEANGTELLVANPQYCLDLPQAEKSLELLKSLKAKHYYCYHGGSLHI
- a CDS encoding GNAT family N-acetyltransferase, whose amino-acid sequence is MISDKIVKMLADDELGGTRERYETSLPQSYFTAFAAIESDPNNELIVACLGDETVGVLQLTFTPYITHQGSWRASIEGVRTAASVRGKGIGSNMILWAVERAKERGCRMIQLTTDNTRDDALRFYEQLGFKATHTGLKMKL
- a CDS encoding LysR family transcriptional regulator, with the protein product MDLTYMRTFREVAKRQSFTRAAEELGYAQSSVTMQIQKIEKEYGVTLMERHGRILRLTPPGEELLKLFVEILDLYDRSKETIAQQIGGTLTIGTIDSLAAFYLPPFLQQLRTTFPGLNIHLQTEQEANLVSKIRDGEVDIGLMLDRCTADSTLERTIIRDEPLVLVAPAGHPLAKLSKVSLQDLNNCELIVSEESCIYRSMFENLLREHGIVFRIGFELSNLEAIKRCVRNGLGIALLPRIVAEEEIERGNLAELHFAHPEIHFDLQLLIHPKKWKSLPLQSLIQMLLADAEAKKAAV
- the htpG gene encoding molecular chaperone HtpG, with protein sequence MSKREFKAESKRLLEMMINSIYTQREIFLRELISNASDAIDKIYYKALADDSLVFNKEDYYIKVTADKDSRTLTISDTGIGMTQEELENNLGIIANSGSFAFKKDNEAKDGHNIIGQFGVGFYSAFMVAEDVTVISKALGSDQAYKWESQGADGYTIEPAEKDSVGTEITLKIKANTEEDNYDEFLEEYRLKAIIKKYSDFIRFPIKMDITGSKPKEGSEGEFEETKEEQTVNSMVPIWRKNKSELTEEDYTNFYNEKRYGFDKPLKHIHISADGAVVYNAILFIPENTPFDYYTKEYEKGLELYSNGVLIMNKCADLLPDYFSFVKGMVDSEDLSLNISRELLQHDRQLTLIAKNIKNKIKSQLLSLLKDEREKYETFYQSFGRQLKFGVYNDYGMEKDTLQDLLMFYSSKEKKQVTLAEYVERMPEDQKYIYYASGESVERIEKLPQTEIVLDKGYEILYFTDDIDEFAIKMIMSYKEKEFRNVSSGDLGIEEDAADKPSEEEQNENKDLFEAMQGILSGKVKAVKASKRLKSHPVCLSTEGELTIEMEKILKAMPNGQEVQADKVLEINVNHDVFKSLKAAADSDKEKLGLYTNLLYNQALLIEGLQVNDPVQFTNDICKIMV